Proteins from one Drosophila gunungcola strain Sukarami chromosome 3R, Dgunungcola_SK_2, whole genome shotgun sequence genomic window:
- the LOC128254791 gene encoding CDK5RAP1-like protein: MTGRAIAVTRPWNSMWRRRLPVAVRHASTTAFKGATSAPASVSSTGTAEIKAEPAARATFLERVQRGPGFQDFFTVKPASRVKLNEEEDVDASVPYLNSIDFDGNGKKVHFEVYGCQMNTNDTEVVWSILQKSGYLRCQEPEEADVIMLVTCAVRDGAEQRIWNRLKHLRAMKTKRSSRRHPLQLTLLGCMAERLKEKLLEQEQCVDVIAGPDSYKDLPRLLAISRHYGNSAINVLLSLDETYADVMPVRLNSDSPTAFVSIMRGCDNMCTYCIVPFTRGRERSRPLASIVAEVKALEDQGVKEVTLLGQNVNSYRDRSALEGEDSPKATPVPGFSTVYKPKIGGTPFAALLRAVAQAVPEMRIRFTSPHPKDFSDEVLKVIRDHPNVCKQLHLPAQSGNTQVLERMRRGYSREAYLELVQHIRQFLPNVGLSSDFICGFCGETEEEFQDTVSLIQQVQYNVAYLFAYSMREKTTAHRRYKDDVPINVKNARLQRMVQAFREGATQLHSKMEGQQQLILVEGKSKRSDAHWFGRNDANIKVIVPAMDLPITGDPKARKSFGVGDFVAVRIEESNSQVLKGTPLELSSITAFHNRQLIQ; encoded by the coding sequence ATGACTGGACGTGCAATAGCAGTAACTCGACCGTGGAACAGCATGTGGAGAAGACGACTTCCAGTGGCTGTGCGGCATGCCTCCACCACTGCCTTCAAAGGAGCTACATCCGCTCCTGCGTCGGTGTCATCCACTGGAACTGCTGAAATCAAAGCGGAACCGGCAGCACGTGCCACGTTTCTGGAGCGGGTTCAGCGGGGACCTGGCTTCCAGGACTTCTTTACGGTCAAACCAGCGTCCAGGGTGAAACTAAATGAGGAGGAGGATGTGGACGCCAGTGTGCCCTACCTAAACTCCATCGACTTTGATGGAAATGGCAAGAAAGTGCACTTTGAGGTCTACGGCTGCCAGATGAACACGAATGACACCGAGGTGGTGTGGAGTATCCTTCAGAAAAGCGGTTACTTGAGATGCCAGGAGCCCGAGGAGGCCGATGTCATCATGCTGGTCACCTGCGCAGTGCGCGACGGAGCGGAGCAGAGGATCTGGAACCGATTGAAGCACCTGCGGGCCATGAAAACCAAGCGCAGTTCGCGACGACATCCGCTCCAGCTGACGCTGCTTGGTTGCATGGCGGAGCGGCTGAAGGAGAAGCtgctggagcaggagcagtGTGTGGACGTGATCGCTGGACCAGATAGCTACAAGGATTTGCCCCGACTGCTGGCCATCTCCCGGCACTATGGCAACTCCGCCATCAATGTGCTCCTCTCGCTGGATGAGACCTATGCGGATGTGATGCCCGTGAGGCTGAACTCGGATTCGCCCACAGCCTTCGTGTCCATCATGCGGGGCTGTGACAATATGTGTACCTACTGCATAGTACCCTTCACCCGCGGACGCGAGCGTTCCCGACCGCTGGCATCGATTGTGGCCGAGGTTAAGGCTTTGGAGGATCAGGGGGTTAAGGAAGTTACCCTGCTGGGTCAGAATGTCAACTCGTACAGGGACCGAAGTGCACTGGAGGGAGAGGATTCGCCAAAAGCCACTCCTGTTCCCGGTTTCAGCACCGTTTACAAACCCAAAATCGGTGGCACTCCCTTTGCCGCGTTACTCCGAGCCGTGGCTCAAGCTGTTCCCGAGATGCGCATCCGTTTTACCTCCCCGCACCCGAAAGATTTCTCCGACGAAGTACTAAAGGTCATAAGAGATCATCCGAATGTGTGCAAGCAACTGCACTTGCCAGCACAATCGGGCAACACGCAAGTTCTGGAGAGGATGCGACGCGGTTACAGCAGAGAAGCTTATCTGGAACTTGTGCAGCACATCAGGCAATTCCTACCCAACGTGGGCCTCTCCAGTGACTTCATCTGCGGCTTTTGCGGCGAAACAGAGGAGGAGTTCCAAGACACCGTATCCCTCATACAGCAAGTGCAGTACAATGTGGCCTATTTGTTCGCCTATAGCATGCGGGAAAAGACCACAGCCCATCGTCGCTACAAGGATGATGTGCCCATAAATGTGAAGAATGCGCGCCTGCAACGCATGGTGCAAGCTTTCCGAGAGGGAGCTACCCAGTTACACAGCAAAATGGAgggccagcagcagctgatCTTAGTTGAAGGCAAAAGCAAGCGGTCCGATGCCCATTGGTTTGGTCGCAATGATGCCAATATCAAGGTGATCGTTCCTGCTATGGATTTGCCCATAACCGGTGATCCCAAAGCTAGGAAATCCTTTGGAGTAGGTGACTTTGTGGCGGTCCGCATTGAGGAGTCCAACTCCCAGGTGCTTAAGGGCACGCCCCTCGAGTTGAGCAGCATAACAGCCTTCCACAACAGACAGTTAATACAATAA